CGCGTCAGGCGCGCGCCGCATGAGGCCAGCAATGCCTCGCAGACACTGCCCGGCCGCGCCCAGCCGCCTTGCGGGAACAGCCAGCCGCCGTCCGGCGCCGGCAAGCCAAGCAATGCTTCTGCCTCCGGGGATTCGAGCCAGCGCGCGAAATCAGGCGGGACGCTGCCATCGTTCGCGATGGCGCGCGAGACCGCCGCGTGATCGGCGTCGCGCGCCAGTTGCAGCACGCCGCAGGCGGCGCCATCAAAGGCCTGGCCGACGCCGCCCAGCTGCTCCCACAGGCGCAGCGCGTACAGGTAGGCGGCGCGTGTCAGGCGCGTCGGGACGTTGTCGTCGCGTGAGAGCAGCGGCATGAAGATGCCGGCCAGGTTGCCCGACGCTTCCAGCGCTACCTCGGCATGCCGCTCGATCAGCGTGACTTGCCAGCCGCGCGCGCACAGGCGCGCCGCCAGCGCGCAGCCGGCCAGACCCGCACCCAGCACCAGCGCGTGACGGACCGGTTGTGGCGTGACGGGCAGGCGTGGTTTGCGGCTGGAGAAGACCGCGTTGTCGTCGTCCTCGAACACGAAGCCATGCGCCGTCAGCGCTTGTCTCTGCGCGTCATCCAGGCCGGTTGCGTTCAGACGCGCGCCGAGTGTCGTCAGGCGCGCCAGCGGTCGGGCAAAGGCACTGCCAACAGGATCGTGCAGCCGGATGCAGTCCAGGTGCGCATTGAGTTCGGCCAGCGCGCTCTCGAGCGGTGCGGCCAGCAGGTCCAGCGTGATGCCGGCTTCTGCTTGCGGGATGCAGTGAAAGCCTGGCTGCAGATTGGACGCCAGTGCCACGATGTGCAGGTGCTGCGGACGCTGCGGGTCGGCGCGCCAGGCCGCGATCAGGGCGGCGACAGGTGCGCCGTCGCCATGGTCGCTGTCGAACACGGTGTAGCGCGTGCGGCCACGCCAGTGGTCCTGCATCGGCATGTCAGCGCCGTGTGCGACAGATGCAGTCGCGATCATGGTCGTCCACCATGCCGACGCCCTGCATATAGGCATACACGATGGTCGAACCGACGAACTTGAAGCCGCGCTTGCCCAGGTCTTTCGACAGGCGGTCGGACAGTTCGGTGCGCGCCGGGCGGGCGCCGTCCGGCCAGTCGTTGACGATCGGCGCGCCGTCGACGAAGTCCCACAGGTACGCGTCGAGCGTCAGGCCCTGCTCGCGCATGGCCAGGTAGGCGCGCGCATTGGTGATCGTCGCCGCCACCTTGAGGCGGTTGCGCACGATGCCTGGGTTGGCCAGCAGCTCGGCCTTCTTGTCGTCGCCGTAGGCCGCGATCTTGTGCGCATCCCAGCCATCGAAGGCGGCGCGGTAGGTGTCGCGCTTGTTCAGGATGGTTTCCCACGACAGGCCGGCCTGCGCGCCCTCGAGATTGAGCATCTCGAACAGCGTGGTTTCATCGTGGCACGGCACGCCCCACTCGTTGTCGTGATAGGCGATGTAGCGCGGGTTGGCCATATTGGCCCAGGAGCAGCGGGTGATGGTATTGGCGGTATTGGCGGTCGGCATGGCACGAGTATAGATCAGGCTTGCGTAACGACCGCTGTGTGGTGCTTGACCGTCAGATCGAGCAGCGCGACCATCTCACCCTCGTCGTCGATGTCCGTTTCGACGAAGCCAAAGCTGGCGTAAAAACGCGATGCCACTGCGTTGCCGGGGATATAGCTGATCCAGACCCTGGTGGCTGCCGCATCGCGCCGGATCTCGTCCAGCAATAGGGTCAGCGCAGCGCGACCATGTCCCTGGCCCTGATGACGCTGATCGATCATGAAACGCCAGATACCGTATTCGCCGTGTTCATCGTC
This window of the Oxalobacteraceae sp. CFBP 8761 genome carries:
- a CDS encoding GNAT family N-acetyltransferase; translation: MANAFSSRAVALCPVTKDNFETVAELELHPHQRAFLASNSYSIAQASFHSNYHTRAICIDRDVIGFMMFVVLDGDDEHGEYGIWRFMIDQRHQGQGHGRAALTLLLDEIRRDAAATRVWISYIPGNAVASRFYASFGFVETDIDDEGEMVALLDLTVKHHTAVVTQA
- the mnmC gene encoding FAD-dependent 5-carboxymethylaminomethyl-2-thiouridine(34) oxidoreductase MnmC, with protein sequence MPMQDHWRGRTRYTVFDSDHGDGAPVAALIAAWRADPQRPQHLHIVALASNLQPGFHCIPQAEAGITLDLLAAPLESALAELNAHLDCIRLHDPVGSAFARPLARLTTLGARLNATGLDDAQRQALTAHGFVFEDDDNAVFSSRKPRLPVTPQPVRHALVLGAGLAGCALAARLCARGWQVTLIERHAEVALEASGNLAGIFMPLLSRDDNVPTRLTRAAYLYALRLWEQLGGVGQAFDGAACGVLQLARDADHAAVSRAIANDGSVPPDFARWLESPEAEALLGLPAPDGGWLFPQGGWARPGSVCEALLASCGARLTRYFGAGDVTLEQSEDTWLARAPDGAVLATAPTAVLASGAGARRMALTADLPLQALRGQVTHLPPGAAPQLPLVLCREAYLTPSAQGVLCAGATYDLDADPALRASSQLENVTRLRALVSDPLAADDAPLAGRVGFRCVAPDRLPLVGRLPDIAAAGSTERLRDVPRHPGLYGLLGYASRGLIWAPLAAELLAAQLEGEPLPLEMTLVDALDPARFVLRARRGARQPASSTADL
- a CDS encoding DNA-3-methyladenine glycosylase I; its protein translation is MANPRYIAYHDNEWGVPCHDETTLFEMLNLEGAQAGLSWETILNKRDTYRAAFDGWDAHKIAAYGDDKKAELLANPGIVRNRLKVAATITNARAYLAMREQGLTLDAYLWDFVDGAPIVNDWPDGARPARTELSDRLSKDLGKRGFKFVGSTIVYAYMQGVGMVDDHDRDCICRTRR